Genomic DNA from Thalassoroseus pseudoceratinae:
GAAGTTGGTGTGAAGTTCGACGTTCATCTCGACGAATCCCTGCCGAATGCCATGTTCGACGCCGAAGGCATTCATCGAGCGGTGCTGAATATCGTGATCAATGCAATTGATGCAGTCGAAGATCGCCCCGGCGCCGCAATTCGGGTGCAGACAGGTTTTGATGCAGATAGTGAGTCGGTATTCATCGCCATTGCGGATAATGGTCCGGGGATTCCGGCGGACCAACTCGAAAAGATTTTCCAACTCTTTGAATCGACCAAAGGCTCGCGTGGGACCGGCTTGGGGTTGGCCGTCTCCCAGAAGATTCTCCGCGAACACGGTGGAGAAATCACGGTGCAAAGCAAACCAAACGAGGGGTGCCAATTCGTCTTGGCTTGGCCTCGACTCGATGACGAAGACCGTAACGAAGACGGTCTAGCCACAATCGGATAGCGGCTGTCCTTCGATTTTCCGTTCTCTGGGCGTGACTGCCGTTCTTGGCTCCCGCCATGCCCGCCTCCACGGCGAATCCCTGCTGTCTCGCGGTATCGCATTGCCCGACCAACCATGAAAAAGCGGGCTTTCGGACTCGATGCTCATGCACCTCCGCCGAATTGATCAGCACACGCCGATCTATGTTGACCGAACGCCGCGACTGGGTCTACAATTTCAATATCCACACTTTTTTGGCACTATGTTAATATGAAATTAACAGAAAGCGTTTCGGGGGCGTGGTGGGCTGAAAGGTTGCGACAATGAGCCGATTTAACTTGGTGGCATTTGCTCTGTTTGGATTTGTTTGGGCAGGATATTCGGCGTGGTCCAGCGGTTATCAAGCTGGCTACGACGACGGCAACGAAGAGGCCTGGACAACCGCCCGAGCCACATTCATGCCCCAAGAATCGGATCAGGTGAGTTTGGTTCTCACAGATTCCGAACCGTCCACACCTGACCCACAAACGGCCCAGTCAAAGTTGGAAACCAAGCCGACATTTTGAGTTGCGAGGTTGCCAGACGAGTCCGTGTTTGCAGATTCCTCCGTATGAGTTGGGGCGGAATGATGCTCTTCACTTTCGGGCAAATTGAAGAACGCGATTCCAAGAATCACATATACCGCAAGTAACAGCAGCCCTTCAAACCAGTTTGATCGTCCATCGAACGCCACCAACGCCACCACCAGCACCGAGAGTGTGACCGCAACAACTTCCAACGGTGCGAAAATCAGGTTCAACGCGGGGAAGCCTGGTAGATAACTCACCAAAACGAGCACTGGTGCCACGAACAATGCAATCTGCAATGACGAACCGATGGCGATCTGAACCGCCAAATCCATCCGGTTCTTCATCGCCATGAGAATTGCGGACGAGTGTTCCGCCGCGTTCCCGACGATCGCGATGACGATGACACCGACGAACAACTTCGTCCATCCGAACGCCTCCCGAGCGTCTTCGATGGCTCCGATCATCGCTTCACTGACGATCGCAACGGCCAGCGTCGACACGAGCAACACCGTGACAGCAACCGATTGCGACCAATGTTCGTCGGCTTCATGTGGAATCGCAGGGTTCGCGGAATCTTCTTCGGTGGGATGATCCGATGAAGCTTCGCTCGGTGAGTGCGCTCCCGCGGAGTAAAGATGCTTGTGCGTTTTCAGACTGAATACCAGATTCAATCCGTAGACAA
This window encodes:
- the cax gene encoding calcium/proton exchanger; amino-acid sequence: MDWLKRVGWLNVMLVFVPVALVLHWVGGSGTWVFVTAALGIIPLAGLMGKSTEMLAERFGPGIGGLMNASFGNAAELIIAVIALRAGKIEVVRASLTGSILGNILLVLGASLFAGGLKYNRQKFNATAAGMSATLLVLAAIGLIVPAVFHGILVGQGAEHLDALERDLSLEIAIVLFVVYGLNLVFSLKTHKHLYSAGAHSPSEASSDHPTEEDSANPAIPHEADEHWSQSVAVTVLLVSTLAVAIVSEAMIGAIEDAREAFGWTKLFVGVIVIAIVGNAAEHSSAILMAMKNRMDLAVQIAIGSSLQIALFVAPVLVLVSYLPGFPALNLIFAPLEVVAVTLSVLVVALVAFDGRSNWFEGLLLLAVYVILGIAFFNLPESEEHHSAPTHTEESANTDSSGNLATQNVGLVSNFDWAVCGSGVDGSESVRTKLT